In the Candidatus Acetothermia bacterium genome, TAGAGCACCGCGCTGTGGCCGCGGCGGTCGCGGGTTCAAATCCCGTCGCTCCTCCCAGCTCCGTGAACCGTTATCCGTGACGGGTTAATCCGTTGTTTGTGCAATCACGGTTCACGGATAATGGGTCACGGATTGCGCCCGTAGCTCAATAGGACCAGAGCATCGGCCTTCGGAGCCGAGGGTTGGGGGTTCAAGTCCTCCCGGGCGCATTTTTTAGGGGGTGAGCGGTGGAGAGGTGGTTTTTGATAGCGTTCCTAGTTGTAATCGCCGGGCTCCTTGGGGCCATATTCTGGGTCCTTTTTGGCCTGGCCGAGCGGGGGATCCCCGTGCAGTTTGGGGGTGAAGTGGCCCTCAAGGAGCCGGTGGGGGTGAGCGTGATGCGGGTGGAGGTGGTGCTGCCCGAGCCCCTGGCGGTGGAACTCGTTCAGCCGATGACGGCGGTGATCCCCGGGCCTCTCGCGGTGGAGGCCAGCCCCGGGGGGATGGAGGTGCGGGCTAGCCTTGCCGCCCTCACCTGCCCCCGCTGCGGGGAGGGGCCGCTCGTCCCGGTGCGCTGGAACCTCCTCACCGGCGAGATCACCTGGCGGTGCCTTCGCTGCGGCTACACCGCCCCTTGACCGCTTGAGCCGGGGGCGGTAAGCTATCGAACGAACGTTCGTTATGAGCACAGCCGTGTTGGCCGAGCGGATCGTGGAAGCGGGCAAGCGCCTGTTCGCCGAACAGGGCTTCCACGCCACCGGAATGCGCGCCATCGCCCGTGCCGCCGGGGTGTCCATCGGCGCCATCTACCACTACTTCGCGTCCAAGGACGAGATCTTCCTCGCCGTGCTGCGCCAGGAGTACGAGCGCCGCCTCCAGGAGGCCCGGGCCCTGTGGGAACAGGGGCTTCCAGCCTCGGAGATCATCCGCCGGGTGGTGGAGCTGCACTTCGCCACCCTCGCCGGCCATAAGGAGTCCGTCCAGCTCCTCAGCCGGGCGTGGGCCCCGGAGACGCCCGCCCTGCGGGCCCAGGTCCAGGCCCTGCGCGAGGAGTACGCGGCGTACATCGCCAAGTTCCTGGAGGAAGGGATGGAGGCCGGCCAGATCCGGCGCGCCCACCCCCTGCTCACCGCCTACGCCCTGTTGGGCTTGGTGGAGGCGGTGACCGGGCGGGCGCTCGCCGACGACGAGGCGGCCCGGGAGTTGCTCGAGGTGGGGCCGGCGGAGCTGGCGGACATGTCCTGGCGGGCCCTTCGGCCGGAAGGGAGGGGTGATGCGTAGACTGGCGGCGTTGGCAGTGGCGCTGGTGCTGATCGGGGCGGCCGCGGCCGGGGAGCAGGTACGGCTCCTCATCGTGGACGAGACCAAGACCTTGGAGGAATCGGTGCGGCTGGAAGCCCTCGCCCGCGGCCTGCGCGCAAGCGGCGTGTTCCAGGTCCAGGCGATGCTGAAGCTTCCCACCGAGCCCTGGCAGGGGGAGCCGTTCCACTTCGTGCTCGTCCTCCCCGCGCACAGCCGATTCGCATGGTTGTGCGCTCCGGGCCCAGTGCAGTACCTCCCGGAGCCCCTGCAACGGCCCTACCACGGCCTGGCCCAAGGGGTCCACCAGGCGTTTGCCGGCCGCCGCGAGGTCCGTGGCCCGGGGGATGACCTTTGGCCCTTCCTCTTGTCCGGCTACCTCCAGCACTTCGGGGTACTGCACGGAGGGATGTAGGTGCTGAAGCGCCTCGTGCGGGGGATCGTCCAGCACCCGGCGTGGGTGCTCGTGGGCATCGGCGCCGTGACCCTGGCCTTCGCCGCATTCCTGCCGCGGCTCGGGTTCCAGGCCGACTACTCGAGGATGCTCCCCGCAGAGG is a window encoding:
- a CDS encoding TetR/AcrR family transcriptional regulator; the encoded protein is MSTAVLAERIVEAGKRLFAEQGFHATGMRAIARAAGVSIGAIYHYFASKDEIFLAVLRQEYERRLQEARALWEQGLPASEIIRRVVELHFATLAGHKESVQLLSRAWAPETPALRAQVQALREEYAAYIAKFLEEGMEAGQIRRAHPLLTAYALLGLVEAVTGRALADDEAARELLEVGPAELADMSWRALRPEGRGDA